Proteins encoded in a region of the Suricata suricatta isolate VVHF042 chromosome 10, meerkat_22Aug2017_6uvM2_HiC, whole genome shotgun sequence genome:
- the CREM gene encoding cAMP-responsive element modulator isoform X6, giving the protein MVSVAGSGTRRGSPTVTLVQLPSGQTVHVQGVIPTPQPSVIQSPQIQTVQVATIAETDESADSEGVIDSHKRREILSRRPSYRKILNELSSDVPGVPKIEEEKSEEEGTPPNIATMAVPTSIYQTSTGQYIAIAQGGTIQISNPGSDGVQGLQALTMTNSGAPPPGATIVQYAAQSADGTQQFFVPGSQVVVQGATGDMPTYQIRAPTTALPQGAVMAASPGSLHSPQQLAEEATRKRELRLMKNREAAKECRRRKKEYVKCLESRVAVLEVQNKKLIEELETLKDICSPKTD; this is encoded by the exons ATG GTTTCTGTAGCTGGATCAGGCACCCGAAGAGGCTCCCCCACTGTAACTCTAGTGCAGTTACCTTCGGGCCAAACTGTGCATGTCCAGGGAGTAATTCCAACACCGCAGCCATCGGTCATTCAGTCACCACAAATACAGACTGTTCAG GTAGCAACAATTGCAGAGACTGATGAATCTGCAGATTCAGAAGGTGTGATTGATTCTCATAAACGCAGAGAAATCCTTTCACGAAGACCCTCTTACAG aaaaatactgaATGAACTTTCCTCTGATGTGCCTGGCGTTcccaaaattgaagaagaaaaatcagaggaaGAAGGCACACCCCCTAACATCGCGACCATGGCAGTACCGACTAGCATATATCAGACTAGCACGGGGCAATACA TTGCTATAGCCCAAGGTGGAACAATCCAGATTTCTAACCCAGGATCTGATGGTGTTCAGGGGCTGCAGGCATTAACAATGACAAATTCAGGAGCTCCTCCTCCAGGTGCTACAATTGTGCAGTACGCAGCCCAGTCCGCTGATGGCACACAGCAGTTCTTTGTCCCGGGCAGCCAGGTTGTTGTGCAAG GAGCCACCGGTGACATGCCGACTTACCAGATCCGAGCTCCTACTACCGCTTTGCCCCAGGGAGCGGTGATGGCTGCCTCGCCAGGAAGTCTGCACAGCCCCCAGCAACTGGCAGAAGAAGCGACCCGCAAACGAGAGCTGCGGCTAATGAAAAACAG GGAAGCTGCTAAAGAATGTCGTCGTCGGaagaaagaatatgtaaaatgtCTGGAGAGTCGCGTCGCAGTGCTGGAGGTTCAGAACAAGAAGCTCATAGAGGAACTTGAAACGTTGAAAGACATTTGCTCTCCCAAAACAGATTAG
- the CREM gene encoding cAMP-responsive element modulator isoform X11, with the protein MVATIAETDESADSEGVIDSHKRREILSRRPSYRKILNELSSDVPGVPKIEEEKSEEEGTPPNIATMAVPTSIYQTSTGQYIAIAQGGTIQISNPGSDGVQGLQALTMTNSGAPPPGATIVQYAAQSADGTQQFFVPGSQVVVQGATGDMPTYQIRAPTTALPQGAVMAASPGSLHSPQQLAEEATRKRELRLMKNREAAKECRRRKKEYVKCLESRVAVLEVQNKKLIEELETLKDICSPKTD; encoded by the exons GTAGCAACAATTGCAGAGACTGATGAATCTGCAGATTCAGAAGGTGTGATTGATTCTCATAAACGCAGAGAAATCCTTTCACGAAGACCCTCTTACAG aaaaatactgaATGAACTTTCCTCTGATGTGCCTGGCGTTcccaaaattgaagaagaaaaatcagaggaaGAAGGCACACCCCCTAACATCGCGACCATGGCAGTACCGACTAGCATATATCAGACTAGCACGGGGCAATACA TTGCTATAGCCCAAGGTGGAACAATCCAGATTTCTAACCCAGGATCTGATGGTGTTCAGGGGCTGCAGGCATTAACAATGACAAATTCAGGAGCTCCTCCTCCAGGTGCTACAATTGTGCAGTACGCAGCCCAGTCCGCTGATGGCACACAGCAGTTCTTTGTCCCGGGCAGCCAGGTTGTTGTGCAAG GAGCCACCGGTGACATGCCGACTTACCAGATCCGAGCTCCTACTACCGCTTTGCCCCAGGGAGCGGTGATGGCTGCCTCGCCAGGAAGTCTGCACAGCCCCCAGCAACTGGCAGAAGAAGCGACCCGCAAACGAGAGCTGCGGCTAATGAAAAACAG GGAAGCTGCTAAAGAATGTCGTCGTCGGaagaaagaatatgtaaaatgtCTGGAGAGTCGCGTCGCAGTGCTGGAGGTTCAGAACAAGAAGCTCATAGAGGAACTTGAAACGTTGAAAGACATTTGCTCTCCCAAAACAGATTAG
- the CREM gene encoding cAMP-responsive element modulator isoform X22, whose product MWWHRHNLCFRHPIEEDYSGDLEEKVATIAETDESADSEGVIDSHKRREILSRRPSYRKILNELSSDVPGVPKIEEEKSEEEGTPPNIATMAVPTSIYQTSTGQYIAIAQGGTIQISNPGSDGVQGLQALTMTNSGAPPPGATIVQYAAQSADGTQQFFVPGSQVVVQDEETELAPSHMAGATGDMPTYQIRAPTTALPQGAVMAASPGSLHSPQQLAEEATRKRELRLMKNREAAKECRRRKKEYVKCLESRVAVLEVQNKKLIEELETLKDICSPKTD is encoded by the exons ATGTGGTGGCATCGGCATAATCTATGTTTCAGGCATCCAATAGAAGAGGATTATTCAGGGGATCTGGAAGAAAAG GTAGCAACAATTGCAGAGACTGATGAATCTGCAGATTCAGAAGGTGTGATTGATTCTCATAAACGCAGAGAAATCCTTTCACGAAGACCCTCTTACAG aaaaatactgaATGAACTTTCCTCTGATGTGCCTGGCGTTcccaaaattgaagaagaaaaatcagaggaaGAAGGCACACCCCCTAACATCGCGACCATGGCAGTACCGACTAGCATATATCAGACTAGCACGGGGCAATACA TTGCTATAGCCCAAGGTGGAACAATCCAGATTTCTAACCCAGGATCTGATGGTGTTCAGGGGCTGCAGGCATTAACAATGACAAATTCAGGAGCTCCTCCTCCAGGTGCTACAATTGTGCAGTACGCAGCCCAGTCCGCTGATGGCACACAGCAGTTCTTTGTCCCGGGCAGCCAGGTTGTTGTGCAAG atgaggaaactgaacttgccccaagtcacatggctg GAGCCACCGGTGACATGCCGACTTACCAGATCCGAGCTCCTACTACCGCTTTGCCCCAGGGAGCGGTGATGGCTGCCTCGCCAGGAAGTCTGCACAGCCCCCAGCAACTGGCAGAAGAAGCGACCCGCAAACGAGAGCTGCGGCTAATGAAAAACAG GGAAGCTGCTAAAGAATGTCGTCGTCGGaagaaagaatatgtaaaatgtCTGGAGAGTCGCGTCGCAGTGCTGGAGGTTCAGAACAAGAAGCTCATAGAGGAACTTGAAACGTTGAAAGACATTTGCTCTCCCAAAACAGATTAG
- the CREM gene encoding cAMP-responsive element modulator isoform X18, whose product MQKPIMAVTGDETGATGDMPTYQIRAPTTALPQGAVMAASPGSLHSPQQLAEEATRKRELRLMKNREAARECRRKKKEYVKCLENRVAVLENQNKTLIEELKALKDLYCHKAE is encoded by the exons ATGCAGAAGCCCATCATGGCTGTAACTGGAGATGAAACAG GAGCCACCGGTGACATGCCGACTTACCAGATCCGAGCTCCTACTACCGCTTTGCCCCAGGGAGCGGTGATGGCTGCCTCGCCAGGAAGTCTGCACAGCCCCCAGCAACTGGCAGAAGAAGCGACCCGCAAACGAGAGCTGCGGCTAATGAAAAACAG GGAAGCTGCCCGGGAGTGtcgcaggaagaagaaagaatatgtcAAATGTCTTGAAAATCGTGTGGCTGTGcttgaaaaccaaaacaagactCTCATTGAGGAACTCAAGGCCCTCAAAGATCTTTATTGCCATAAAGCCGAGTAA
- the CREM gene encoding cAMP-responsive element modulator isoform X17 — MQKPIMAVTGDETGATGDMPTYQIRAPTTALPQGAVMAASPGSLHSPQQLAEEATRKRELRLMKNREAAKECRRRKKEYVKCLESRVAVLEVQNKKLIEELETLKDICSPKTD, encoded by the exons ATGCAGAAGCCCATCATGGCTGTAACTGGAGATGAAACAG GAGCCACCGGTGACATGCCGACTTACCAGATCCGAGCTCCTACTACCGCTTTGCCCCAGGGAGCGGTGATGGCTGCCTCGCCAGGAAGTCTGCACAGCCCCCAGCAACTGGCAGAAGAAGCGACCCGCAAACGAGAGCTGCGGCTAATGAAAAACAG GGAAGCTGCTAAAGAATGTCGTCGTCGGaagaaagaatatgtaaaatgtCTGGAGAGTCGCGTCGCAGTGCTGGAGGTTCAGAACAAGAAGCTCATAGAGGAACTTGAAACGTTGAAAGACATTTGCTCTCCCAAAACAGATTAG
- the CREM gene encoding cAMP-responsive element modulator isoform X20 encodes MPTYQIRAPTTALPQGAVMAASPGSLHSPQQLAEEATRKRELRLMKNREAAKECRRRKKEYVKCLESRVAVLEVQNKKLIEELETLKDICSPKTD; translated from the exons ATGCCGACTTACCAGATCCGAGCTCCTACTACCGCTTTGCCCCAGGGAGCGGTGATGGCTGCCTCGCCAGGAAGTCTGCACAGCCCCCAGCAACTGGCAGAAGAAGCGACCCGCAAACGAGAGCTGCGGCTAATGAAAAACAG GGAAGCTGCTAAAGAATGTCGTCGTCGGaagaaagaatatgtaaaatgtCTGGAGAGTCGCGTCGCAGTGCTGGAGGTTCAGAACAAGAAGCTCATAGAGGAACTTGAAACGTTGAAAGACATTTGCTCTCCCAAAACAGATTAG
- the CREM gene encoding cAMP-responsive element modulator isoform X14, producing MWWHRHNLCFRHPIEEDYSGDLEEKVATIAETDESADSEGVIDSHKRREILSRRPSYRKILNELSSDVPGVPKIEEEKSEEEGTPPNIATMAVPTSIYQTSTGQYRATGDMPTYQIRAPTTALPQGAVMAASPGSLHSPQQLAEEATRKRELRLMKNREAAKECRRRKKEYVKCLESRVAVLEVQNKKLIEELETLKDICSPKTD from the exons ATGTGGTGGCATCGGCATAATCTATGTTTCAGGCATCCAATAGAAGAGGATTATTCAGGGGATCTGGAAGAAAAG GTAGCAACAATTGCAGAGACTGATGAATCTGCAGATTCAGAAGGTGTGATTGATTCTCATAAACGCAGAGAAATCCTTTCACGAAGACCCTCTTACAG aaaaatactgaATGAACTTTCCTCTGATGTGCCTGGCGTTcccaaaattgaagaagaaaaatcagaggaaGAAGGCACACCCCCTAACATCGCGACCATGGCAGTACCGACTAGCATATATCAGACTAGCACGGGGCAATACA GAGCCACCGGTGACATGCCGACTTACCAGATCCGAGCTCCTACTACCGCTTTGCCCCAGGGAGCGGTGATGGCTGCCTCGCCAGGAAGTCTGCACAGCCCCCAGCAACTGGCAGAAGAAGCGACCCGCAAACGAGAGCTGCGGCTAATGAAAAACAG GGAAGCTGCTAAAGAATGTCGTCGTCGGaagaaagaatatgtaaaatgtCTGGAGAGTCGCGTCGCAGTGCTGGAGGTTCAGAACAAGAAGCTCATAGAGGAACTTGAAACGTTGAAAGACATTTGCTCTCCCAAAACAGATTAG
- the CREM gene encoding cAMP-responsive element modulator isoform X7 has translation MVSVAGSGTRRGSPTVTLVQLPSGQTVHVQGVIPTPQPSVIQSPQIQTVQVATIAETDESADSEGVIDSHKRREILSRRPSYRKILNELSSDVPGVPKIEEEKSEEEGTPPNIATMAVPTSIYQTSTGQYIAIAQGGTIQISNPGSDGVQGLQALTMTNSGAPPPGATIVQYAAQSADGTQQFFVPGSQVVVQGATGDMPTYQIRAPTTALPQGAVMAASPGSLHSPQQLAEEATRKRELRLMKNREAAKECRRRKKEYVKCLESRVAVLEVQNKKLIEELETLKDICSPKTD, from the exons GTTTCTGTAGCTGGATCAGGCACCCGAAGAGGCTCCCCCACTGTAACTCTAGTGCAGTTACCTTCGGGCCAAACTGTGCATGTCCAGGGAGTAATTCCAACACCGCAGCCATCGGTCATTCAGTCACCACAAATACAGACTGTTCAG GTAGCAACAATTGCAGAGACTGATGAATCTGCAGATTCAGAAGGTGTGATTGATTCTCATAAACGCAGAGAAATCCTTTCACGAAGACCCTCTTACAG aaaaatactgaATGAACTTTCCTCTGATGTGCCTGGCGTTcccaaaattgaagaagaaaaatcagaggaaGAAGGCACACCCCCTAACATCGCGACCATGGCAGTACCGACTAGCATATATCAGACTAGCACGGGGCAATACA TTGCTATAGCCCAAGGTGGAACAATCCAGATTTCTAACCCAGGATCTGATGGTGTTCAGGGGCTGCAGGCATTAACAATGACAAATTCAGGAGCTCCTCCTCCAGGTGCTACAATTGTGCAGTACGCAGCCCAGTCCGCTGATGGCACACAGCAGTTCTTTGTCCCGGGCAGCCAGGTTGTTGTGCAAG GAGCCACCGGTGACATGCCGACTTACCAGATCCGAGCTCCTACTACCGCTTTGCCCCAGGGAGCGGTGATGGCTGCCTCGCCAGGAAGTCTGCACAGCCCCCAGCAACTGGCAGAAGAAGCGACCCGCAAACGAGAGCTGCGGCTAATGAAAAACAG GGAAGCTGCTAAAGAATGTCGTCGTCGGaagaaagaatatgtaaaatgtCTGGAGAGTCGCGTCGCAGTGCTGGAGGTTCAGAACAAGAAGCTCATAGAGGAACTTGAAACGTTGAAAGACATTTGCTCTCCCAAAACAGATTAG
- the CREM gene encoding cAMP-responsive element modulator isoform X15 — protein sequence MQKPIMAVTGDETDEETELAPSHMAGATGDMPTYQIRAPTTALPQGAVMAASPGSLHSPQQLAEEATRKRELRLMKNREAAKECRRRKKEYVKCLESRVAVLEVQNKKLIEELETLKDICSPKTD from the exons ATGCAGAAGCCCATCATGGCTGTAACTGGAGATGAAACAG atgaggaaactgaacttgccccaagtcacatggctg GAGCCACCGGTGACATGCCGACTTACCAGATCCGAGCTCCTACTACCGCTTTGCCCCAGGGAGCGGTGATGGCTGCCTCGCCAGGAAGTCTGCACAGCCCCCAGCAACTGGCAGAAGAAGCGACCCGCAAACGAGAGCTGCGGCTAATGAAAAACAG GGAAGCTGCTAAAGAATGTCGTCGTCGGaagaaagaatatgtaaaatgtCTGGAGAGTCGCGTCGCAGTGCTGGAGGTTCAGAACAAGAAGCTCATAGAGGAACTTGAAACGTTGAAAGACATTTGCTCTCCCAAAACAGATTAG
- the CREM gene encoding cAMP-responsive element modulator isoform X19 codes for MAGATGDMPTYQIRAPTTALPQGAVMAASPGSLHSPQQLAEEATRKRELRLMKNREAAKECRRRKKEYVKCLESRVAVLEVQNKKLIEELETLKDICSPKTD; via the exons atggctg GAGCCACCGGTGACATGCCGACTTACCAGATCCGAGCTCCTACTACCGCTTTGCCCCAGGGAGCGGTGATGGCTGCCTCGCCAGGAAGTCTGCACAGCCCCCAGCAACTGGCAGAAGAAGCGACCCGCAAACGAGAGCTGCGGCTAATGAAAAACAG GGAAGCTGCTAAAGAATGTCGTCGTCGGaagaaagaatatgtaaaatgtCTGGAGAGTCGCGTCGCAGTGCTGGAGGTTCAGAACAAGAAGCTCATAGAGGAACTTGAAACGTTGAAAGACATTTGCTCTCCCAAAACAGATTAG
- the CREM gene encoding cAMP-responsive element modulator isoform X16, whose product MQKPIMAVTGDETDEETELAPSHMAGATGDMPTYQIRAPTTALPQGAVMAASPGSLHSPQQLAEEATRKRELRLMKNREAARECRRKKKEYVKCLENRVAVLENQNKTLIEELKALKDLYCHKAE is encoded by the exons ATGCAGAAGCCCATCATGGCTGTAACTGGAGATGAAACAG atgaggaaactgaacttgccccaagtcacatggctg GAGCCACCGGTGACATGCCGACTTACCAGATCCGAGCTCCTACTACCGCTTTGCCCCAGGGAGCGGTGATGGCTGCCTCGCCAGGAAGTCTGCACAGCCCCCAGCAACTGGCAGAAGAAGCGACCCGCAAACGAGAGCTGCGGCTAATGAAAAACAG GGAAGCTGCCCGGGAGTGtcgcaggaagaagaaagaatatgtcAAATGTCTTGAAAATCGTGTGGCTGTGcttgaaaaccaaaacaagactCTCATTGAGGAACTCAAGGCCCTCAAAGATCTTTATTGCCATAAAGCCGAGTAA
- the CREM gene encoding cAMP-responsive element modulator isoform X10, whose product MWWHRHNLCFRHPIEEDYSGDLEEKVATIAETDESADSEGVIDSHKRREILSRRPSYRKILNELSSDVPGVPKIEEEKSEEEGTPPNIATMAVPTSIYQTSTGQYIAIAQGGTIQISNPGSDGVQGLQALTMTNSGAPPPGATIVQYAAQSADGTQQFFVPGSQVVVQGATGDMPTYQIRAPTTALPQGAVMAASPGSLHSPQQLAEEATRKRELRLMKNREAAKECRRRKKEYVKCLESRVAVLEVQNKKLIEELETLKDICSPKTD is encoded by the exons ATGTGGTGGCATCGGCATAATCTATGTTTCAGGCATCCAATAGAAGAGGATTATTCAGGGGATCTGGAAGAAAAG GTAGCAACAATTGCAGAGACTGATGAATCTGCAGATTCAGAAGGTGTGATTGATTCTCATAAACGCAGAGAAATCCTTTCACGAAGACCCTCTTACAG aaaaatactgaATGAACTTTCCTCTGATGTGCCTGGCGTTcccaaaattgaagaagaaaaatcagaggaaGAAGGCACACCCCCTAACATCGCGACCATGGCAGTACCGACTAGCATATATCAGACTAGCACGGGGCAATACA TTGCTATAGCCCAAGGTGGAACAATCCAGATTTCTAACCCAGGATCTGATGGTGTTCAGGGGCTGCAGGCATTAACAATGACAAATTCAGGAGCTCCTCCTCCAGGTGCTACAATTGTGCAGTACGCAGCCCAGTCCGCTGATGGCACACAGCAGTTCTTTGTCCCGGGCAGCCAGGTTGTTGTGCAAG GAGCCACCGGTGACATGCCGACTTACCAGATCCGAGCTCCTACTACCGCTTTGCCCCAGGGAGCGGTGATGGCTGCCTCGCCAGGAAGTCTGCACAGCCCCCAGCAACTGGCAGAAGAAGCGACCCGCAAACGAGAGCTGCGGCTAATGAAAAACAG GGAAGCTGCTAAAGAATGTCGTCGTCGGaagaaagaatatgtaaaatgtCTGGAGAGTCGCGTCGCAGTGCTGGAGGTTCAGAACAAGAAGCTCATAGAGGAACTTGAAACGTTGAAAGACATTTGCTCTCCCAAAACAGATTAG
- the CREM gene encoding cAMP-responsive element modulator isoform X3, producing the protein MWWHRHNLCFRHPIEEDYSGDLEEKVSVAGSGTRRGSPTVTLVQLPSGQTVHVQGVIPTPQPSVIQSPQIQTVQVATIAETDESADSEGVIDSHKRREILSRRPSYRKILNELSSDVPGVPKIEEEKSEEEGTPPNIATMAVPTSIYQTSTGQYIAIAQGGTIQISNPGSDGVQGLQALTMTNSGAPPPGATIVQYAAQSADGTQQFFVPGSQVVVQGATGDMPTYQIRAPTTALPQGAVMAASPGSLHSPQQLAEEATRKRELRLMKNREAAKECRRRKKEYVKCLESRVAVLEVQNKKLIEELETLKDICSPKTD; encoded by the exons ATGTGGTGGCATCGGCATAATCTATGTTTCAGGCATCCAATAGAAGAGGATTATTCAGGGGATCTGGAAGAAAAG GTTTCTGTAGCTGGATCAGGCACCCGAAGAGGCTCCCCCACTGTAACTCTAGTGCAGTTACCTTCGGGCCAAACTGTGCATGTCCAGGGAGTAATTCCAACACCGCAGCCATCGGTCATTCAGTCACCACAAATACAGACTGTTCAG GTAGCAACAATTGCAGAGACTGATGAATCTGCAGATTCAGAAGGTGTGATTGATTCTCATAAACGCAGAGAAATCCTTTCACGAAGACCCTCTTACAG aaaaatactgaATGAACTTTCCTCTGATGTGCCTGGCGTTcccaaaattgaagaagaaaaatcagaggaaGAAGGCACACCCCCTAACATCGCGACCATGGCAGTACCGACTAGCATATATCAGACTAGCACGGGGCAATACA TTGCTATAGCCCAAGGTGGAACAATCCAGATTTCTAACCCAGGATCTGATGGTGTTCAGGGGCTGCAGGCATTAACAATGACAAATTCAGGAGCTCCTCCTCCAGGTGCTACAATTGTGCAGTACGCAGCCCAGTCCGCTGATGGCACACAGCAGTTCTTTGTCCCGGGCAGCCAGGTTGTTGTGCAAG GAGCCACCGGTGACATGCCGACTTACCAGATCCGAGCTCCTACTACCGCTTTGCCCCAGGGAGCGGTGATGGCTGCCTCGCCAGGAAGTCTGCACAGCCCCCAGCAACTGGCAGAAGAAGCGACCCGCAAACGAGAGCTGCGGCTAATGAAAAACAG GGAAGCTGCTAAAGAATGTCGTCGTCGGaagaaagaatatgtaaaatgtCTGGAGAGTCGCGTCGCAGTGCTGGAGGTTCAGAACAAGAAGCTCATAGAGGAACTTGAAACGTTGAAAGACATTTGCTCTCCCAAAACAGATTAG